The stretch of DNA CCGTTTCGCGGCTGCCGCCCGGAACGTCGCCGGAGCCGTGGCGCCCGGCGGCCACGTCCTGCTCGTGGAGCCAGCCCTCCTCCTCGACACATCCGTTCGCCCGCTCCGCGACGGTGCGAGCTCCACGGCGCGCCCGCTCGAGCGATATCGGGAGGCGCTCGAGGCCGGCGGGCTCGCGTTCGTCGCCGCGGAGGCGAGCACGGTCGTCGCGAACAATCCGATCGAGCACGGTCTTCCGCACATCGAACGGTTCGCCCGGTCGTGGAAGACCGCGGTCCGGGAGGCCCGCAAGGGACCGCGTCGGGCGGATCTCGTCGGGCGGATCCTCTCGCTCGTCGATCGCCCCCTCATGCGGACGGGCGCGGCCCCGTCCGGCAAGATCCTCCTCTTCCGGCGCCCGTCCTGAGCGGTGCGTTCCGGCCCCGCCGAAAGGTCCGGCGCAAGGTCCGAGGCGCACTATCCGCGGGCCTCCCTGCGCCCCGACCGCCCGTCCCCCGACAGAGAAAAGGCGATGCCCGTCCTCGACATCGATCGGCAAGCCCCGGTTCGAGCGTAACGACTCGTGTTCCGAGTCGTTGATGCTGTACATGAGGCTGTTGTCGATCGAATCGTCGCGCGGGCGCGTGCGGGTGACTCTGCCGCGCTTGCCGAGATCTACGACCTGTATGCCGGTCGGGTCTACCGGTTCGTGCTTCAGCGGCTTCGCAGGTCATCCGACGCCGAGGACCTCCTCCAGCGGATCTTCCTCAAGATGATCGAGGCATTGCCACGCTACGAGGCCCGTGGCATGCCGTTCAAGGCGTGGCTCTTCCGGATCGCCCGGAACGCCGTCATTGACTACGAGCGGACCCGTCACGACCACGCCTCGCTCGACGACGTCTTTGACCTGTCGGATGCCCAGCTGGGACCAGCCGAACTTGCGGAATCGGCGGCAGAGATGGACGCGGTTCGCGCCGCCCTCGATCTGCTCACGCCGGATCAGCGCGATGTGATCGTGTATCGGTTCTTCGCCGGCCTCTCGCCCCGCGAGATCGGCCTGCTCATGGACAAGCGCGAGGGAACGATCCGCGCACTCCAGTTCCGAGCGATGCAGACGCTGCGCAGCAGCCTCGCACTACGGATCGAGCTTGCCGGCGCGGAGGGAGCCGGCGCATGAGCTGGCGTGCATCCCTCCCGTTCGGATCAGCCCTGGCCAGGCTCGCCCACCAGCGCGCCGAGCGTGAGCTTGCAAGGCGGATCGACGGAGCGTTTCGTATCGACCCCGATGCTATCGCGAGGGTCCGCGCGCAGGTACTCATCGCGGGTTCGGCTCTCGCGCCGGTAACAGTCGCTTCCGTTCGAGGAACCGGCGCTCGAGCGCGGCGAAGTATGCCGGTGGTCGTCGCGTTCGCGATGGTCATCATCGTCGGGTTGGTCGCGACCGGCGTCCGGCCGGGCGAGCCGTCGCCAGCGAGCAGCCTCGCGGCTGGAGGACTGGGCAGTCCGGTGGCCGCCACGGCGGCGAGCATCACGGCGTATCTCGATCGATCTGCCGCCGACCTCCAGAGCGTGACCACGACTGCTCGATCCGGTGACCCATCGGCGCTCGCTGCGGTGTTGATGAGGTATGGGACCGATCTGGCCGCCCTCGAGGCAGAGCTCCACATGCCCGGCGCAGATCTCGTGACGGCGGGGATCCTCCTGCGGTCCCAGGCATTCGAACTGTCGACCATGGCGAGCGTCATACCCGCCGCCAACGAGAACCTGTTCCGCCAGCTCACGAGCGACCTCGACCGACTCATTGCTTCGCTCGCGAACGGGAAGCCGCCCGCGAGCCCGCCCGGGAACGGGAAGCCCGCCGACGCAGGCAATGGCAAGCCGACGGCGAGCCCGCCAGGGAACGGCAAGCCGACGGCGAGCCCGCCCGGGAACGGCAACGCCGCCGCCAACGGACACGCCAAGGCGCACTGAACCGAGGCACGGCCCTCATAACGGGAGGGCACGTCGTTCGTTAGCAGCAACGTGGCCCTTATCCATCGGTCTGACTCACGATCCTCGGCACGTCTCGCCTTCGAACGCGGGGCCGGGCAGTCGGTCGTCGAGTTCGCGGTCCTGCTGCCGTTGTTCATGCTCCTGCTCCTCGTCACGGTGGACTTCGGGCGTCTCTTCTTCTCCTACATCCAGATAACCAACGCCGCACGCGAAGGCGCCGCCTATGCGGCAGTCGATCCCACGAATCTCGCCGCTATCACGACCCGCGCCACCGCCGAGGCCAACTCCCAGGCCCAGGGCGGTGAGCATCCGATCGCGGTGACGACCGCGTGCGTCGACACGACCGGAGCGACGATCCCGTGCAGCGGCGCCCCCGGCGGGGGCGGCCCGGGCTACACGGTGACCGTGACCGCGAGCGAGGTGTTCAGCTTCCTCACGCCGTGGATGAATGGGCTCCTCGGCAACAACTTCACGATGTCCACCTCGGCATCCGCAGTGGCCCTCGGCCTCGCGCCGAACAGCTCGGCCACGCAGCCGCCCGGCTGTGCGGCCCCATCGAGCGCGGTCATGTCCGTGGCCGGCTCCGGCCTGACGATCGACGTCGACGGCTCGGCGTCCCAGCCCTCGAGCGGCCTGTGCCACATCTCGGGCTACAACTGGTCCTTCGGCGACGGCACGACGGACGTGAGCTACGCCACGGGAACGGTCCACACGTACGCGTTTCCAGGCGTCTATGTGGTGACCCTGACCGTGACCAACCAGGGCGGAACGGCGACGACCACTTCGACCGTGACGGTCCCCCTGTCGACCACCTGCCTTGCTCCGCACGCGGCATTCTCGATCGCGCCGCCGACCGGGAGCGCCGGCTCGAGCGGGACGATCTTCGGCTTCGACGCCTCGGCAAGCACGAACATGGGAGTCGAGGCTTGCCATCCCCACTACACTTGGGACTTCGGCGACGGCGCCACGGGACCCGACGCCCCG from Chloroflexota bacterium encodes:
- a CDS encoding pilus assembly protein: MALIHRSDSRSSARLAFERGAGQSVVEFAVLLPLFMLLLLVTVDFGRLFFSYIQITNAAREGAAYAAVDPTNLAAITTRATAEANSQAQGGEHPIAVTTACVDTTGATIPCSGAPGGGGPGYTVTVTASEVFSFLTPWMNGLLGNNFTMSTSASAVALGLAPNSSATQPPGCAAPSSAVMSVAGSGLTIDVDGSASQPSSGLCHISGYNWSFGDGTTDVSYATGTVHTYAFPGVYVVTLTVTNQGGTATTTSTVTVPLSTTCLAPHAAFSIAPPTGSAGSSGTIFGFDASASTNMGVEACHPHYTWDFGDGATGPDAPTTTHQYVHSAPGTTVRVRLTVSNDAGSGQSTQTITLQ
- a CDS encoding sigma-70 family RNA polymerase sigma factor, encoding MFRVVDAVHEAVVDRIVARARAGDSAALAEIYDLYAGRVYRFVLQRLRRSSDAEDLLQRIFLKMIEALPRYEARGMPFKAWLFRIARNAVIDYERTRHDHASLDDVFDLSDAQLGPAELAESAAEMDAVRAALDLLTPDQRDVIVYRFFAGLSPREIGLLMDKREGTIRALQFRAMQTLRSSLALRIELAGAEGAGA